A single genomic interval of Helianthus annuus cultivar XRQ/B chromosome 6, HanXRQr2.0-SUNRISE, whole genome shotgun sequence harbors:
- the LOC110865507 gene encoding tubulin beta-2 chain, producing MREILHIQGGQCGNQIGAKFWEVVCAEHGIDVTGKYTGDSELQLERINVYYNEASGGRFVPRAVLMDLEPGTMDSLRSGAYGQIFRPDNFVFGQSGAGNNWAKGHYTEGAELIDSVLDVVRKEAENCDCLQGFQVCHSLGGGTGSGMGTLLISKIREEYPDRMMMTFSVFPSPKVSDTVVEPYNATLSVHQLVENADECMVLDNEALYDICFRTLKLTTPSFGDLNHLISATMSGVTCCLRFPGQLNSDLRKLAVNLIPFPRLHFFMVGFAPLTSRGSQQYRALTVPELTQQMWDAKNMMCAADPRHGRYLTASAIYRGKMSTKEVDEQMLNVQNKNSSYFVEWIPNNVKSTVCDIPPTGLKMASTFIGNSTSIQEMFRRVSEQFTAMFRRKAFLHWYTGEGMDEMEFTEAESNMNDLVSEYQQYQDATADDEGEYEDEEEGEGEYEE from the exons ATGCGTGAAATCCTCCACATCCAGGGCGGCCAATGCGGCAACCAGATCGGAGCCAAGTTCTGGGAGGTCGTGTGCGCCGAGCACGGCATCGACGTCACCGGCAAGTACACCGGCGACTCCGAGCTCCAGCTGGAGCGTATCAACGTCTACTACAACGAAGCCAGCGGCGGAAGGTTCGTTCCACGCGCCGTCCTCATGGATCTGGAGCCTGGAACCATGGACAGCCTCAGATCTGGTGCGTACGGTCAGATCTTCCGGCCTGATAACTTTGTTTTCGGTCAGAGTGGTGCCGGTAATAATTGGGCGAAAGGACACTATACTGAAGGCGCTGAGTTGATTGATTCGGTTTTGGATGTTGTTAGGAAGGAAGCGGAGAATTGTGATTGCTTGCAag GTTTTCAGGTGTGCCATTCTCTAGGAGGTGGGACGGGATCTGGTATGGGGACACTTCTAATCTCAAAGATCAGAGAAGAATATCCGGACAGAATGATGATGACCTTCTCTGTATTTCCGTCTCCTAAGGTTTCAGATACTGTTGTCGAACCTTACAATGCCACACTATCAGTTCACCAGCTTGTTGAAAATGCGGATGAATGTATGGTTCTTGACAATGAAGCCTTGTATGATATTTGCTTTAGGACACTTAAACTCACAACTCCGAGCT TTGGTGATCTTAACCATCTCATTTCTGCCACCATGTCGGGAGTTACATGCTGCCTAAGGTTTCCAGGACAGCTCAACTCTGATCTGAGAAAACTTGCAGTAAACCTTATCCCATTCCCGCGTCTTCACTTCTTCATGGTTGGTTTTGCTCCACTCACCTCACGTGGGTCCCAGCAATACCGCGCTCTCACTGTTCCAGAGCTCACACAGCAAATGTGGGATGCCAAGAACATGATGTGTGCTGCTGACCCACGACACGGGCGTTACTTAACCGCATCTGCTATCTACCGTGGAAAGATGAGCACCAAGGAAGTTGATGAACAGATGCTAAACGTTCAAAACAAGAACTCGTCTTACTTTGTTGAGTGGATCCCCAACAATGTGAAGTCAACTGTGTGTGATATCCCACCAACCGGTCTAAAAATGGCTTCCACTTTCATTGGCAACTCGACATCCATTCAAGAAATGTTTAGGCGTGTTAGCGAGCAGTTTACTGCTATGTTCAGGAGGAAGGCTTTCTTGCACTGGTACACCGGTGAAGGTATGGATGAGATGGAGTTCACTGAGGCTGAGAGCAACATGAATGATTTGGTATCTGAATATCAGCAGTATCAAGATGCCACTGCTGATGATGAAGGAGAGtatgaggatgaagaagagggcGAGGGTGAGTATGAGGAATGA